The Sebastes fasciatus isolate fSebFas1 chromosome 4, fSebFas1.pri, whole genome shotgun sequence genome window below encodes:
- the etfbkmt gene encoding electron transfer flavoprotein beta subunit lysine methyltransferase produces the protein MLGLLTPQTLRVKVLIKAFRQTNRPRCSSASCRSEYIRSFISENTEVVGEQSLTPEVKLRLFTPNCRFWREKPDLWPFEDPYWAIYWPGGQALSRFLLDNPAVCRGKTVLDLGSGCGASAIAAKLCGAAHVVANDIDTVAAVATQMNCELNGLEPPVCQTNNMIGSQPQGFDLILLGDMFYDEALATSLHGWLDRCIKTHGTTVLIGDPGRAQFEEHGIRRLLRQLAQFELPESVREENYGLTCSSVWSYRPEL, from the exons ATGTTGGGGCTTTTAACGCCCCAGACTCTTCGTGTTAAAGTATTGATCAAAGCtttcagacagacaaacagacccAGATGTTCCTCAGCCAGCTGTCGGTCTGAGTACATCCGCAGCTTTATCTCAGAGAACACAGAGGTGGTAGGAGAGCAGAGTCTGACCCCGGAGGTCAAACTGAGGCTGTTCACACCAAACTGCAGGTTCTGGAGAGAGAAACCAGACCTCTGGCCTTTTGAAGACCCCTACTGGGCCATCTACTGGCCAGGAGGACAGGCTCTCTCAAG GTTTCTCCTGGATAACCCTGCAGTGTGTCGGGGTAAGACAGTCCTGGATCTGGGGAGCGGCTGTGGAGCCTCAGCCATCGCTGCAAAACTGTGTGGTGCTGCTCATGTAGTTGCCAATGACATTGACACTG TTGCAGCCGTTGCGACCCAAATGAACTGTGAGCTGAACGGTCTGGAACCGCCTGTTTGTCAGACTAACAACATGATTGGTTCACAACCCCAGGGCTTCGACCTGATCCTCCTGGGTGACATGTTCTACGACGAGGCCCTCGCAACCAGCCTTCACGGCTGGCTGGACCGCTGCATCAAAACCCACGGCACCACAGTCCTGATCGGAGATCCCGGAAGAGCTCAGTTTGAGGAACACGGCATCCGACGACTCCTGCGTCAGCTGGCTCAGTTTGAGCTGCCCGAGTCTGTCAGAGAGGAGAACTACGGTCTGACCTGCAGCAGTGTTTGGAGCTACCGTCCTGAGCTCTGA